ACGGCATCGTAGGTTGTGTCCATATAGGGTAGTGGCGGCACAACAGCGAAGGCTGATTCAAAGTTGGCTTCGAAAACTCGGCGGGAGTCGGTCATGGCTGAGCCAGGGGCAGTACCATGCGTACCTTCCAGTTTGTCCACGCCCACGGCTTCGTTCATATCGGGGGATTTGGTGCCATCGCATAATATGAAAGTGTCTATATAGCCACCTTCAAGCGCTTCGCGCAGGTAGATCTGGGCGCTTTCCGGATAGCTGATGGCTGCCAAAACATCGGGATTACCATCTGTTGCTTTACTCAGTTCCGATGCGTAAGTGGGTTGTACCATCTCATGTGGTACCAGTTCAAGAATCTTTCCACCCGCTGCCTCAAATGCTGCCTTGAATGCTTCAGCGAGCCCCTGGCCGTAGGCATTATTGACGTACAGCGCAGAGGCTGTGCCATAGCCCAGCTCTTTGGCGAGGCGTCCCATGATGACACCCTGGATTGCATCGGAAACGGTGGTGCGGAAGAGAAAGTCGCCGTCCGCCAGTACCGTAATGGCTGGTGAAGTGGATGCGGCCGAAATCTGCAATATTTGACTTGGGCCGGTTACCGATTCCGCAACGGCTATGCTCACTCCGCTGGAAAGGGCGCCGACAACAGCCGCAACCCTATCTATATCAACCAGCGCTCTCGCCGAATCGACTCCCTGCACCGGATTGGTAGCGGTGTCTCTGGCGACAAGGGTAATAGGAGCACCCTGTATACCACCTGCCAGGTTAATGTGGTCCGCTGCTAACTGCCCTGCGTTGCGGTGTGCTGCGCCAAAATCGGAGAGGTCACCGGTGAAGCTGTTAAGCTGACCTATTTTCAGCGGTGTAATTTGCGCAGCTTCGGGGGCACATCCGCCCACTATTAGTGCGCTGATGATTGCTATTGATATAACCATTGGCAAAATCACTTTTAGTCTATGCATATTTTCACCTCCTCTATTTGAGAGTTTTCTGGATTAAACATGGTCGTCTTGAAATATTTTATCTCTAAAGGCGTCACCTCCATTTTATTAAATGTAATTATGTATAAAGGAACAATATAGCATTATCCCTAAGCTGTGTCAAGGCTAACGCACAAAAACGGCTCTATTTATCCTGTTTGTGTGCGTAATAAACCATGCTTGAACATTTTCCCGTAGGTAATAGAGGGGAAAATTATAATAAGCCGTTTTTGGGTTTGATATTTGATGTGATAGAATTTAACCACCAATTTTCGTTTCAAGCCTTTCTAAATGTTGTGAAAGTTACGCGTAACATCAATTATCGGCGGCGTGTCTTATCCAAAGCCATCTGCGCTCCCAGCATAAGAAAGGTATCATCATCATCCACAGATACAAATTTGAAACCTTTATCCAGTGCCCATTCAACGTTGTCTATTGTGGCGAACATACCGGCCGCTTTGCCGTATCGTTTGGCGGCATCCAGGACCTTATCAAAAGCTGCTGAATACTCCGGCTCATCCCATTTCGGAGGAACACCGAATCCCATTGATACGGAAAGGTCCCATGGGCCGATATAACAGGCGTCTATGCCGGCTACCGAGAAGATGTCGTCCAGGTTCTTTAATGCGGCAACGGTTTCTATCTGAACCGCAATGAGAAGTTCATCGTTGGCCGTCTTGAAATAGTCATCGTCGAACATGCCGGCACGCCTTGGCCCCCACCCCCGGATACCTTCCGGCGGGTATTTGCAGAATTTTACGGCATTCTCGGCCTCTTCCTTCGAATTGACCCAGGGAATAAGAACCCCATAAGCACCAAGGTCAAGTACACGCTTTATCACCACAGGCTCATTCCATTGGGGTCGGACAATAGGTACGCAGTCCGTTCCATTCATGCTCTGCATCATTCGTTGCAGAGATTCAAAATCTGCGGGGGAATGTTCAGCGTCAAGTAACAGCCAGTCAAACCCCAATTTTGCCAGCCATTCCGTAATATCAGGATGACCTATTTGCGCGAAAGTACCTATTACGGCTTCTCCCCGCGTTAATTTCTCTTTTAGTGGGTTTTTCATTTCTCAGAACCTCCTATCAATAAACAATGTTGAAATGTAGAATCGTGTGACAGAATTATAGAACAATTAGAGTGATTATTAAACTGATAAACAGGCGGGCTGGGGCAGGGAGATCAGAGTTGCTCAATAGTTGAACTACCAGAGAATTTTTATCTATTTTTGCTCATTCTTTTCTCTGTTCTGCGTATCATATACCAGATAAACAGTATAAGCAGGCCACCAATTACGGCTAATGTATACATCAGCCAGTCGGGCATCTCGGATACGGGAGCTATTTTAATTTCACCAGTCTCGGTCCATTCTCCAGCATTTGAAGCGCTATCCACCGCGCGTAATCTCCAGTAATATGACCTTCTTGGGTGCAACAACTGGGTTGTACTTGAATCCACCAGGTATTCGGAATCGGTCAATCCTGTCTTCTCAAGAAAGATGCCCTCTGCTGAGAAACCGACATCGTTGGCTAATTGGAAGGTGTAAGTTACCGGCATGCTCTCGTCAGTGACATCTTCCCAATCAATAAAGATTTCAGCTCCTTCTTTTACCACCAGCGAGGTACCCAACAATAGATTCGGTTTTTCTGGAGCTTCCGTTTCAACTGCAAAGGCTAATTCTTTGATATTGAGGCCATCGCTTATGGTTATGATATGTTCGCCGTGCTCGCTGATTGGGATATTGAAAGAGGTCAGGAATATTCCTCTCGTATTAATGGCAGTTGACGTTACCGACTTATTGTCATATTTAATGGTTAAAGTTCCACTCTCAACAAACCCTGTACCGCTGACAACCACTTCTACCCCAACATGACCGCTTAACCGGTTAATCTCGATAATAGCGGGTTGCTTGGGCGGTTCAGGAGACGAGGGCTTGGGAGTAGTAATTATTGTAAATTTGGCTATTTGTATATTTTCACCGTCATCGATTTCTATTTCATATAATCCCGCGTCCAGATCCGGTATGGAAAATGTAGCTACAAAGTCTCCCACGCTATCGGTCTGTTTAGTGGCTACCTCGGCTTTATCAAAATATATGGCAACGTTTTTCCTTCTGCCAAAGCCGGTGCCCAGAACTGTAACCGATGTCTCTGCCGCTCCCGACGTTGGATTGACGGTGACATCGGGTTCCACGGTGAATTCTGCAATTACTGCGTTTTCCGCCTGGATAACGGTAATACTGTGTATTCCAGCGGTGCTTTTCGGAATAGTAAGATAAGCGGTAAAATTACCCGAGCTATCGGTCTCTGTATCGCCACTGTCAATACCTAAATCGATTCCATCATAGTGGATGGATATATCTTCATCGGGAAAAAAGTCAGTTCCTATGATTTCGACAGAAGTACCTACCGTGCCTTCATCCGGCTCAATGGCAATATCGCCGAGGCCGACTTCGAATTCCGCGACTGCCCTGATTCTCGGTGCCAGGACATTGCCCATATAGTGGCAAACGTATATGTAATAAATGCCGGCATGTATCTTTTCTTCATCGGCGCCGTCATTTAATTCCTCGGGCACAACAAATTCTGTGTCAAATTCGCCATCGTAATTTAACCAGACCCCTTCCGCAACAAGCTCGTACCTGGTAACATCGCTGTCTATGTCATCATCTGTGGTCGCTTCTTCACTGGAAAAGAAGACAGCCGCAAATTTA
Above is a genomic segment from Chloroflexota bacterium containing:
- a CDS encoding ABC transporter substrate-binding protein, which codes for MHRLKVILPMVISIAIISALIVGGCAPEAAQITPLKIGQLNSFTGDLSDFGAAHRNAGQLAADHINLAGGIQGAPITLVARDTATNPVQGVDSARALVDIDRVAAVVGALSSGVSIAVAESVTGPSQILQISAASTSPAITVLADGDFLFRTTVSDAIQGVIMGRLAKELGYGTASALYVNNAYGQGLAEAFKAAFEAAGGKILELVPHEMVQPTYASELSKATDGNPDVLAAISYPESAQIYLREALEGGYIDTFILCDGTKSPDMNEAVGVDKLEGTHGTAPGSAMTDSRRVFEANFESAFAVVPPLPYMDTTYDAVVLIALAAEKAGTTTNSAAIRDALRDVANPPGEIVGPGVDGIARALQLIRDGKDINYEGAGGSQDFDDNGDVISTIDIWKITGGKIVSTGRYELP